In Brucella melitensis bv. 1 str. 16M, a genomic segment contains:
- a CDS encoding outer membrane protein, with protein sequence MNRSRIFYAGLIASAALIVSFSVASATDLPETVPEVMIAPPAVGGWYLRGDIGYSWNGFKRAEYAPLGDCDTCNGLGRGGDTLYGDLNGSFLIGGGAGYQVTDYFRTDLTLDYMTRSRFSGHVSGPDCNGDTGCASDERSHYSALSILANAYVDLGNLGGVTPYVGAGIGGTRVNWSDLVDITSGFSQEGAANWRFTYALMAGASVDLTHNLKLDAGYRYRHVNGGKMFEGNQWTDAGYDKGLNIHDIRVGLRYMFGGSDNAAYASQAASTIVD encoded by the coding sequence ATGAACCGCTCCAGAATTTTTTACGCCGGACTGATAGCATCGGCTGCCCTGATAGTTTCGTTTTCCGTGGCATCGGCAACGGATCTTCCTGAAACCGTGCCGGAAGTGATGATTGCACCGCCAGCCGTTGGCGGATGGTATCTGCGCGGCGATATCGGCTATTCCTGGAACGGGTTCAAACGGGCTGAATATGCCCCGCTGGGCGATTGCGATACATGCAACGGGCTTGGCCGTGGCGGAGATACGCTTTATGGTGATCTGAACGGCTCATTCCTCATTGGCGGCGGGGCCGGCTATCAGGTGACGGATTATTTCCGCACCGACCTGACGCTCGATTACATGACGCGCTCGCGTTTCAGCGGCCATGTATCCGGCCCCGATTGCAATGGCGATACGGGATGCGCATCCGATGAACGCAGCCATTATTCTGCCCTCTCCATTCTCGCCAATGCCTATGTCGATCTGGGTAATCTGGGTGGCGTTACGCCTTATGTCGGCGCCGGTATCGGCGGCACACGGGTCAACTGGAGCGATCTTGTCGATATAACCTCGGGCTTTTCGCAGGAAGGGGCTGCAAACTGGCGCTTCACCTATGCGCTCATGGCCGGTGCTTCGGTCGATCTTACGCATAATCTCAAGCTTGATGCCGGATATCGCTATCGTCATGTGAACGGTGGCAAGATGTTTGAGGGCAATCAGTGGACTGATGCTGGCTATGACAAGGGCCTGAATATCCATGATATTCGCGTGGGGCTACGTTACATGTTCGGCGGCTCCGACAACGCTGCTTATGCATCGCAGGCGGCTTCGACAATCGTGGACTAA
- a CDS encoding phosphoserine transaminase: MTTIAKPAVRPANPNFSSGPCAKRPGWSLDALADAPLGRSHRAKIGKNKLKEAIDLTREVLQVPADYRIGIVPASDTGAVEMALWSMLGARGVDMVAWESFGSGWVTDVVKQLKLEDVRTFEAPYGEIVDFSKVDFDRDVVFTWNGTTSGVRVPNAGFIPVDRKGLTFCDATSAAFAQRLDFAKLDVVTFSWQKVLGGEGAHGILILSPRAVERLESYKPAWPLPKIFRMTKGGKLIEGIFVGETINTPSMLCVEDYLDALKWAKSLGGLDALIARADRNFSVLNDFVEKTPWIANLAMKPETRSNTSVCLTIVDPEITALSADEQAAFAKGIVTTLDKEGVAYDIGAYRDAPSGLRIWAGATVEASDLEALTHWLNWAFATQKAALKAAA; this comes from the coding sequence ATGACGACGATTGCGAAGCCGGCAGTTCGCCCGGCTAATCCTAATTTTTCATCCGGTCCCTGTGCAAAACGACCCGGCTGGTCGCTTGATGCGCTGGCCGATGCGCCGCTTGGCCGTTCGCACCGCGCGAAAATCGGCAAGAACAAGCTGAAAGAAGCCATCGACCTTACCCGTGAAGTGTTGCAGGTGCCCGCCGATTACCGCATCGGCATTGTACCCGCATCCGACACTGGCGCTGTCGAAATGGCGCTGTGGTCCATGCTCGGCGCGCGTGGCGTCGATATGGTCGCGTGGGAAAGTTTTGGTTCGGGCTGGGTCACGGATGTGGTGAAGCAACTCAAGCTGGAAGATGTGCGCACCTTTGAAGCGCCTTATGGCGAGATTGTCGATTTTTCTAAAGTCGATTTCGACCGCGATGTGGTCTTTACCTGGAACGGTACAACATCTGGCGTACGCGTCCCGAACGCTGGTTTCATTCCGGTTGACCGCAAGGGCCTGACCTTCTGCGATGCGACGTCAGCCGCTTTCGCGCAACGTCTCGATTTCGCGAAACTCGATGTCGTCACCTTCTCCTGGCAGAAGGTTCTGGGCGGCGAGGGCGCGCATGGCATCCTGATCCTTTCCCCGCGTGCGGTGGAGCGGCTGGAAAGCTATAAGCCCGCATGGCCATTGCCGAAGATTTTCCGCATGACCAAGGGCGGCAAGCTGATCGAAGGCATCTTCGTTGGCGAAACCATCAACACGCCCTCCATGCTCTGCGTGGAAGACTATCTCGATGCGCTGAAATGGGCGAAGTCGCTCGGCGGACTGGATGCACTCATCGCGCGTGCCGACAGGAATTTTTCGGTTCTGAACGATTTCGTGGAAAAGACACCGTGGATCGCCAATCTGGCCATGAAGCCGGAAACGCGCTCGAACACTTCCGTGTGCCTCACGATCGTCGATCCGGAAATAACGGCCTTGTCTGCCGACGAGCAGGCCGCTTTCGCCAAGGGCATTGTCACCACCCTCGACAAGGAAGGCGTTGCCTATGATATCGGCGCCTATCGCGATGCCCCTTCGGGCCTGCGCATCTGGGCTGGCGCGACGGTTGAGGCTTCCGATCTGGAGGCGCTGACGCATTGGCTGAATTGGGCTTTTGCAACGCAGAAGGCGGCGCTGAAAGCGGCGGCTTGA
- the glmM gene encoding phosphoglucosamine mutase, producing MTRKFFGTDGIRGQANSFPMTPEIAMKVGMAVGYIFRRKGQASRAVIGKDTRRSGYMLENALVAGFTAAGMDVFLLGPIPTPAVAMLCRSLRADIGVMISASHNPFYDNGIKLFGPDGFKLSDQIELQIEAMIEGDMTPFLASHGDVGRAKRVDGDIYRYIEFAKRTLPRNISLNGLRVVVDCANGAGYKVAPAALWELGAEVITINNEPNGININEDCGSTHPIGLMKKVHGVRADVGIALDGDADRVLLVDENGTVIDGDQLMAVIAESWAASNRLEGGGIVATVMSNLGLERFLADRNLTLARTKVGDRYVVEHMREHGFNVGGEQSGHIVLSDFATTGDGLISALQILAVAQEQNKPISDVCRKFQPVPQLLKNVRTTGGKPLENKRVKSAIDEAKERLGGQGRLVIRPSGTEPLIRVMAEGDDRGLVEKVVNDIIDVISSESSAAA from the coding sequence ATGACACGGAAATTTTTTGGAACCGATGGCATTCGCGGACAGGCAAACAGCTTTCCGATGACACCGGAAATCGCCATGAAAGTGGGTATGGCCGTTGGCTATATCTTCCGTCGCAAAGGTCAGGCCTCTCGCGCGGTGATCGGCAAGGATACACGCCGCTCCGGCTATATGCTGGAAAATGCGCTGGTGGCCGGTTTTACCGCTGCCGGCATGGACGTGTTCCTGCTGGGCCCGATCCCGACCCCTGCCGTCGCCATGCTCTGCCGCTCGCTGCGCGCTGATATCGGGGTGATGATTTCCGCGTCGCATAATCCCTTCTACGATAACGGCATCAAGCTTTTCGGCCCCGATGGCTTCAAGCTTTCGGACCAGATCGAGCTTCAGATCGAGGCGATGATCGAAGGCGATATGACGCCTTTTCTTGCGAGCCATGGCGATGTTGGCCGCGCCAAGCGCGTGGACGGCGATATTTATCGCTATATCGAATTTGCCAAGCGCACATTGCCGCGCAACATCTCGCTCAATGGGCTGCGCGTTGTGGTCGATTGCGCGAATGGCGCGGGTTACAAGGTTGCGCCGGCTGCGCTGTGGGAACTGGGCGCGGAAGTCATTACCATCAACAACGAGCCGAATGGCATCAATATCAACGAGGATTGCGGCTCGACGCATCCCATCGGCCTTATGAAGAAAGTGCATGGGGTGCGCGCCGATGTGGGTATCGCGCTCGATGGCGATGCGGATCGTGTGCTTCTGGTCGATGAAAACGGCACCGTCATCGATGGCGACCAGCTCATGGCTGTCATCGCCGAAAGCTGGGCTGCGAGCAATCGCCTGGAAGGCGGCGGCATTGTCGCCACTGTCATGTCCAATCTCGGCCTGGAGCGTTTCTTGGCCGACCGTAATCTGACGCTTGCCCGTACCAAGGTTGGCGACCGCTATGTGGTCGAGCACATGCGCGAGCATGGTTTCAATGTGGGTGGCGAGCAGTCGGGCCATATCGTTCTGTCGGATTTTGCGACGACTGGCGACGGTCTTATCTCCGCGCTCCAGATACTTGCCGTGGCGCAGGAACAGAACAAGCCGATCAGCGATGTATGCCGCAAATTCCAGCCGGTGCCGCAATTGTTGAAGAATGTCCGCACCACAGGCGGCAAACCACTTGAAAACAAACGCGTGAAATCAGCGATCGATGAGGCCAAGGAACGCCTTGGCGGTCAGGGGCGACTGGTTATCCGCCCGTCGGGCACGGAGCCGCTCATCCGCGTCATGGCGGAAGGTGACGACCGTGGCCTGGTCGAAAAAGTGGTGAACGACATCATTGATGTAATCTCTTCGGAAAGCAGTGCTGCGGCCTGA
- a CDS encoding bile acid:sodium symporter family protein, with amino-acid sequence MKAIAAFSDFVGRSFAIWVIVFAALGFVMPATFSIFAPWIVVLLGIIMFGMGLTISGKDFAEVAKRPFDVAIGVLAQFIIMPLLAVLLTRIIPMSPEVAAGVILVGCCPGGTASNVMTYPSKGDVALSVACTSVTTLLAPLVTPFLVWFFASQYLPVDAMSMFISIVKVILVPLALGFVLQKLVPGVVKAAVPMLPLVSVVGIVLIVAAVVAVNKAAIAQSGLLIFAVVVLHNCCGLLLGYFAARFAGLSLAKRKAISIEVGMQNSGLGAALANAHFSPLAAVPSAVFSVWHNISGALVASYYARMEDDASETQTSAQ; translated from the coding sequence ATGAAAGCTATTGCCGCTTTTTCTGATTTTGTAGGGCGCAGTTTTGCCATATGGGTCATTGTTTTTGCCGCGCTGGGCTTTGTCATGCCGGCAACGTTCAGCATCTTTGCGCCCTGGATCGTGGTTCTGCTAGGCATCATCATGTTCGGCATGGGCCTGACGATTTCGGGCAAGGATTTTGCTGAAGTTGCCAAAAGGCCGTTTGATGTCGCCATCGGTGTGCTGGCGCAGTTCATCATCATGCCGCTTCTTGCCGTGCTTCTGACCCGAATCATTCCCATGTCGCCGGAGGTCGCGGCGGGTGTGATTCTCGTTGGCTGCTGCCCCGGCGGCACGGCCTCCAATGTCATGACCTATCCGTCGAAGGGCGATGTGGCGCTCAGCGTTGCCTGCACCAGCGTTACCACGCTACTCGCACCGCTGGTCACGCCTTTCCTCGTCTGGTTCTTCGCCAGCCAGTATCTGCCGGTCGATGCGATGAGCATGTTCATCAGCATCGTGAAGGTGATCCTCGTGCCGCTGGCGCTCGGTTTCGTTCTCCAGAAGCTCGTGCCGGGCGTGGTCAAGGCTGCGGTGCCCATGCTGCCGCTGGTGTCGGTGGTCGGGATCGTGCTGATCGTCGCCGCCGTTGTTGCGGTCAACAAGGCCGCTATCGCACAGTCGGGCCTGCTGATCTTCGCGGTTGTCGTCCTGCATAATTGCTGCGGGTTGCTTCTTGGCTATTTCGCGGCCCGTTTCGCGGGGCTTTCGCTTGCCAAGCGCAAGGCAATCAGCATCGAGGTCGGCATGCAGAACAGCGGGCTGGGGGCTGCGCTCGCCAATGCGCATTTCTCGCCGCTTGCCGCGGTGCCGAGCGCCGTTTTCAGCGTCTGGCACAATATTTCCGGTGCGCTGGTCGCAAGCTATTATGCGCGCATGGAAGATGATGCTTCCGAAACGCAGACGTCCGCGCAATAA